One window of the Pseudarthrobacter sp. ATCC 49987 genome contains the following:
- the rraA gene encoding ribonuclease E activity regulator RraA produces the protein MAASAVNTADLYDVRGEELDSVALQFQSLGGRTHFSGLVRTIRCFEDNALVKSTLATPGDGAVLVVDGGGSLRTALMGDLIAASAVANGWAGVVINGAIRDRTAIAGLPLGVKALGSNPRKSAKAGAGESDVALEIDGVVLRPGAMIWCDPDGILVER, from the coding sequence ATGGCCGCATCCGCCGTAAATACCGCCGATCTCTACGACGTCCGGGGTGAGGAGCTCGACTCCGTGGCCCTGCAGTTCCAGTCGCTCGGCGGCCGGACGCACTTCAGCGGCCTGGTCCGTACCATCCGCTGCTTCGAGGACAACGCCCTGGTCAAGTCCACGCTCGCCACACCCGGCGACGGGGCCGTCCTGGTGGTGGACGGCGGCGGCTCGCTGCGCACGGCCCTGATGGGGGACCTGATCGCGGCCAGCGCGGTCGCGAACGGCTGGGCCGGCGTCGTGATCAACGGCGCCATCCGCGACCGGACGGCGATCGCCGGACTGCCGCTCGGGGTGAAGGCGCTCGGCAGCAACCCGCGCAAAAGCGCCAAAGCAGGTGCCGGTGAGAGCGACGTGGCACTGGAGATCGACGGCGTCGTCCTCCGGCCCGGCGCCATGATCTGGTGTGATCCGGACGGGATCCTGGTAGAGCGCTGA
- a CDS encoding MFS transporter produces MSLSDPPGAAPDPARDPAAAPSTAERPTTERPTAVALAEPDRAVRPVWIAGVVLVNLGINAAFFAPLQVLLGQQAAAFSEADKEAILALVTGAGAAVSLVANPLFGAFSDRTSSPLGRRVPWVLFGAVLGAAALIALAGAPNVAIMTLLWCLVQAGCNGAYAAITAAIPDRVPVAQRGTVGGLAAMGQTVGILIGAVIAAVVTGNFAVGYVVCAVALLAGVVLYFFRNDDARLPAEARPPFRLAGFVKGFWISPALHPDFAWAWLTRLLVNIGNHMVTLYLLFFLTDAVRLQETQGMAPEFGVLILTGLYAVMVIISSVIGGRLSDRMGRRKPLVIMSSVIIAVASLILAFAPNWIGALLGASVLGIGFGCYLAVDFALITQVLPAALSRGRDLGVLNIANSLPQVLAPLIAFPFVTLWGGYVSLYVAAAVIGLLGAVFVVKIKGVD; encoded by the coding sequence ATGAGCCTGTCCGATCCTCCCGGCGCTGCTCCGGACCCAGCCCGTGACCCCGCCGCGGCACCCTCGACGGCAGAACGCCCGACGACGGAACGCCCGACGGCGGTGGCGCTCGCCGAGCCCGACCGGGCGGTCCGGCCCGTCTGGATCGCCGGGGTTGTCCTCGTCAACCTCGGCATCAACGCGGCATTCTTCGCCCCGCTCCAGGTGCTCCTCGGCCAGCAGGCGGCAGCATTCAGCGAGGCCGACAAGGAGGCCATCCTCGCCCTCGTGACCGGGGCGGGCGCGGCGGTCTCACTGGTCGCCAACCCGCTGTTTGGCGCGTTCAGCGACCGCACCTCCTCACCCCTGGGCCGGCGTGTGCCCTGGGTCCTCTTCGGCGCCGTCCTCGGCGCCGCGGCCCTGATTGCCCTCGCCGGGGCGCCGAACGTTGCCATCATGACGCTGCTCTGGTGCCTCGTGCAGGCCGGCTGCAACGGCGCCTATGCCGCCATCACCGCGGCCATCCCGGACCGCGTGCCCGTGGCGCAGCGCGGCACGGTGGGCGGCCTGGCCGCCATGGGACAGACGGTCGGCATCCTCATCGGCGCCGTGATCGCGGCAGTGGTGACGGGGAACTTCGCCGTCGGCTATGTGGTCTGCGCCGTCGCGCTGCTCGCCGGCGTCGTGCTGTATTTCTTCAGGAACGACGACGCCCGGCTCCCCGCGGAGGCGCGGCCGCCGTTCCGCCTGGCCGGCTTCGTCAAGGGTTTCTGGATTTCCCCGGCGCTCCACCCGGACTTCGCCTGGGCCTGGCTGACCAGGCTCCTGGTGAACATCGGCAACCACATGGTCACCCTTTACCTGCTCTTCTTCCTCACGGATGCGGTCCGCCTTCAGGAGACGCAGGGCATGGCGCCCGAGTTCGGCGTGCTGATCCTGACCGGACTCTATGCGGTGATGGTGATCATCAGCAGTGTGATCGGCGGCCGGCTGAGCGACCGGATGGGGAGACGGAAGCCGCTCGTGATCATGTCCTCGGTCATCATCGCGGTGGCCTCGCTGATCCTGGCATTCGCGCCGAACTGGATCGGGGCGCTGCTGGGCGCTTCGGTGCTGGGCATCGGCTTCGGCTGCTACCTTGCGGTCGATTTCGCCCTCATTACCCAGGTGCTCCCGGCGGCTCTGAGCCGCGGCAGGGACCTGGGTGTCCTGAACATCGCCAATTCCCTGCCGCAGGTGCTCGCCCCGCTTATCGCGTTCCCCTTCGTGACGCTGTGGGGTGGATACGTTTCGCTGTACGTGGCGGCCGCGGTGATTGGGCTGCTGGGTGCCGTGTTCGTGGTCAAAATCAAGGGCGTCGACTAG
- a CDS encoding helix-turn-helix domain-containing protein, translating into MPELHSELPPMAPPPSLPRQRLRYTRILDVAAGFVRKGLDSVVLSEVAARADVPLGTLYRYFPSATQLVLALYRKQLTELYAANSPAAPAAGTAAASTSTAAAPAKKSAGRSAKPPAADASGDVPAHALVGVVMEIFHMRLMQPAVEQCLNKVVYTKDTDTTKLLREIDATAEKAVTAVSGDAAISRVLLLTVTGLVQSVRCRRLSLFEAEEDLKKACFLLTCGRPAA; encoded by the coding sequence ATGCCTGAACTTCACTCAGAACTTCCACCGATGGCCCCGCCGCCCAGCCTGCCCAGGCAACGGCTCCGCTACACCCGGATCCTCGACGTCGCCGCCGGGTTCGTGCGCAAGGGACTGGATTCCGTGGTTCTCTCGGAGGTCGCTGCCCGGGCTGATGTTCCGCTCGGCACCCTGTACCGATACTTTCCGTCCGCCACCCAGCTGGTGCTGGCGCTGTACCGTAAGCAGCTCACGGAACTGTACGCCGCCAACTCCCCTGCGGCGCCAGCGGCCGGCACCGCCGCTGCATCGACAAGCACCGCCGCTGCCCCGGCGAAGAAGTCTGCGGGACGCTCCGCGAAGCCACCCGCAGCGGACGCCTCGGGCGATGTACCGGCCCACGCGCTCGTCGGCGTCGTGATGGAAATCTTCCACATGCGCCTTATGCAGCCTGCCGTGGAGCAGTGCCTCAACAAAGTCGTGTACACCAAGGACACGGACACCACGAAGCTGCTCCGCGAGATCGACGCCACGGCCGAGAAGGCCGTCACCGCCGTCAGCGGCGACGCCGCCATCTCCCGGGTGCTGCTGCTGACCGTCACTGGACTGGTCCAGTCGGTCCGCTGCCGCCGGCTTTCCCTCTTTGAAGCCGAGGAAGACCTCAAGAAAGCCTGCTTCCTGCTGACATGCGGCCGCCCAGCGGCGTAA
- a CDS encoding NAD(P)-dependent malic enzyme, whose amino-acid sequence MSIETTIPTDATSPAEPVEVLSDEEIFASHQGGKLSISSTVPLASKRDLSIAYTPGVAQVSRAIAANPELAKTLTWAQRLVVVVSDGTAVLGLGDIGASASLPVMEGKSALFKAFGELDSIPLVLNTTNVDEIVETLVRLRPSFGAVNLEDVSAPRCFELEEKLIEALDCPVMHDDQHGTAVVVLAALTGAAKVTGRGLEKLRVVVSGAGAAGIAVAQMLLSAGITDVVLLDSRGVINSKRADIAAHPEGKKAQLARSGNPRDVSGGPAEALLDADVFIGVSSSRLDEDHLKLMSKDAIVFALSNPDPEVLPEVARKYAAVVATGRSDFPNQINNVLAFPGIFRGALDAGARRITPAMKLAAARAIAALAEEDLSADYIVPSPLDPRVAPAVSAAVAAAVEAE is encoded by the coding sequence GTGTCCATTGAGACGACTATCCCCACCGACGCTACTTCCCCCGCAGAGCCCGTAGAGGTGCTGAGCGACGAGGAAATTTTCGCATCCCACCAGGGCGGCAAGCTTTCAATTTCCAGCACTGTCCCGCTCGCCAGCAAGCGCGACCTTTCCATCGCGTACACGCCCGGCGTCGCCCAGGTCAGCCGCGCCATCGCCGCCAACCCGGAGCTCGCCAAGACCCTCACGTGGGCCCAGCGCCTCGTTGTCGTCGTCAGCGACGGCACGGCCGTGCTCGGCCTGGGCGACATCGGGGCCAGCGCCTCGCTGCCCGTGATGGAGGGCAAGTCCGCCCTGTTCAAGGCCTTCGGCGAACTCGACTCCATCCCGTTGGTGCTCAACACCACCAACGTCGACGAGATCGTGGAGACCCTCGTCCGCCTTCGTCCGAGCTTCGGCGCCGTCAACCTTGAGGACGTCTCAGCGCCGCGCTGCTTCGAACTCGAGGAGAAGCTCATCGAAGCCCTCGACTGCCCCGTTATGCACGATGACCAGCACGGCACCGCCGTCGTCGTGCTCGCCGCCCTGACCGGCGCCGCCAAGGTGACCGGTCGTGGACTCGAGAAACTGCGCGTTGTCGTCTCGGGCGCCGGCGCTGCCGGGATTGCCGTCGCGCAGATGCTGCTCTCCGCCGGGATTACCGACGTTGTGCTGCTGGACTCCCGCGGGGTCATCAACAGCAAACGTGCGGACATCGCTGCCCACCCCGAGGGCAAGAAGGCGCAGCTGGCCAGGAGCGGGAACCCGCGCGATGTCTCCGGCGGCCCCGCCGAGGCATTGCTCGACGCCGACGTTTTCATTGGCGTCTCCTCCTCCAGGCTGGACGAGGACCACCTCAAGCTCATGAGCAAGGACGCGATCGTGTTCGCCCTCTCCAACCCGGACCCCGAAGTCCTGCCGGAGGTTGCACGCAAGTACGCGGCCGTCGTCGCCACGGGCCGCAGCGACTTCCCGAACCAGATCAACAACGTCCTGGCCTTCCCCGGCATCTTCCGCGGAGCCCTCGACGCCGGCGCCCGCCGGATCACGCCGGCCATGAAGCTGGCCGCAGCCCGCGCCATCGCCGCACTGGCCGAGGAGGACCTTTCCGCCGACTACATCGTCCCCAGTCCGCTGGACCCGCGGGTGGCACCGGCGGTTTCCGCCGCCGTCGCCGCGGCGGTTGAAGCCGAGTAG
- a CDS encoding DUF456 domain-containing protein yields MNPETVVTILCGLAILVGVAGTVIPVLPGSILIGLSLLAWAIWGGAGTIGWVVFGIGLVFVLAGMAASAVLTGRKLKQHSIPGRSVVAGLVLGVVGMFIIPVVGLFVGFAAGLLLSELQRTRVFGTAVASSWAALKATGLGMIVEFGLACLAGSTWVIGLWISAAA; encoded by the coding sequence ATGAACCCCGAGACTGTCGTGACGATCCTGTGCGGCCTCGCCATCCTGGTGGGCGTGGCCGGCACCGTCATCCCCGTGCTTCCCGGCAGCATCCTGATCGGACTGAGCCTGCTCGCGTGGGCCATCTGGGGCGGCGCCGGAACCATCGGCTGGGTGGTGTTCGGGATCGGCCTGGTCTTTGTCCTGGCCGGGATGGCCGCCAGCGCGGTCCTGACCGGGCGGAAACTCAAACAACACAGCATTCCCGGCCGCTCGGTGGTGGCCGGGCTGGTCCTCGGGGTGGTGGGGATGTTCATCATCCCCGTCGTGGGCCTGTTTGTCGGTTTCGCCGCCGGCCTGCTGCTGAGCGAGTTGCAGCGCACGCGCGTGTTCGGCACTGCCGTGGCATCCAGCTGGGCGGCATTGAAGGCCACCGGCCTGGGAATGATCGTGGAGTTCGGACTCGCCTGCCTGGCCGGCAGCACCTGGGTGATCGGACTCTGGATTTCGGCCGCGGCCTAG
- a CDS encoding nuclear transport factor 2 family protein, producing the protein MRDAAARWMQHYIAAWRSNEPEDIKALFTEDAVYATRPDDPEAWTGREQIVERWIAGRDEPGDWTFEWKLLGVDGGRAFVQGRTDYREDSRSYDNLWIIQLTGDGRATAFTEWYMPRT; encoded by the coding sequence ATGAGAGATGCGGCAGCGCGCTGGATGCAGCACTACATCGCAGCCTGGAGGTCGAACGAGCCGGAGGACATCAAGGCGCTTTTCACGGAGGACGCCGTGTACGCCACCCGCCCGGATGATCCCGAGGCGTGGACCGGGCGCGAGCAGATCGTGGAGCGATGGATCGCCGGCCGTGATGAGCCGGGGGACTGGACCTTCGAATGGAAGCTCCTCGGCGTCGACGGCGGCAGGGCCTTCGTGCAGGGCCGCACTGACTACCGCGAGGACAGCCGCAGCTACGACAACCTCTGGATCATCCAGCTCACGGGGGACGGCCGCGCCACGGCGTTCACCGAGTGGTACATGCCGCGCACGTGA
- a CDS encoding LysE family translocator, producing MNPQLFIAFLVVAGALACTPGVDWAYSIAAGLKQRSFVPAVAGLCGGYVLHTVFLVAGLAALLTGIPGVLGWLTVAGAGYLLWLGLSTIRSWRGASFGTAEVRAPANQFRTFLQGMGTSGINPKGLLFYVALVPQFVSPEASLPVPVQSGLLGMTFVLLVAVVYTCVALLSRKLLHSRPGAARRVTLASGIIMVALGAVLLSEQLVPLLGHVMPRG from the coding sequence ATGAACCCCCAGCTTTTCATTGCCTTTTTGGTGGTTGCCGGCGCCCTTGCCTGCACGCCTGGAGTGGACTGGGCCTATTCCATCGCCGCAGGCCTGAAGCAGCGCAGCTTTGTGCCTGCCGTGGCGGGACTCTGCGGCGGCTATGTGCTGCACACGGTGTTCCTGGTGGCTGGCCTGGCAGCGCTGCTCACCGGGATTCCCGGCGTATTGGGATGGCTGACCGTGGCCGGCGCCGGCTATCTTCTCTGGCTCGGACTCTCGACCATCCGGTCCTGGCGCGGGGCGAGCTTCGGCACCGCAGAAGTGCGGGCTCCGGCGAACCAGTTCCGGACCTTCCTGCAGGGCATGGGAACCAGCGGCATCAACCCGAAAGGACTGTTGTTCTATGTTGCCCTGGTGCCGCAGTTTGTCAGCCCGGAGGCGTCGCTGCCGGTGCCGGTGCAGTCGGGCCTTCTCGGCATGACGTTTGTCCTCCTGGTTGCCGTGGTCTACACGTGCGTTGCATTGCTGTCACGCAAACTGCTGCACTCCCGGCCGGGAGCGGCACGGAGAGTGACGCTCGCGAGCGGCATCATCATGGTGGCACTGGGCGCCGTACTGCTGTCCGAGCAACTGGTACCGCTCCTGGGCCACGTCATGCCTCGCGGCTGA